The Esox lucius isolate fEsoLuc1 chromosome 20, fEsoLuc1.pri, whole genome shotgun sequence region tcaacaatgagatccctctgatgctttggaaactctctgcggaccatgacctttgctctgagatgcaactaagaaaatgccaggaaaatcctactactactactagaacagctgaactttatttgtgattaatcagagtcactttaaatgatggcaggtgtgtaaggacatctatttaacatgagtatgaatgtgattggttaattctgaacacagccacatccccagttatgagagggtgtgcacacttatgcaaccaggttactgtaaggtttatatttttcatttttcccacttgaagatttcagtttgtttttcaattgaattattcacattttagGTCACAAACATaagtggaaaagttctgacatgatttatctttgtctcattcttttacatcacaaaaacctggtattttaacaggggtgtgtagactttttatatccactgtatttagacaccattaacatttacaaaatgtactaTTTAGATTTAGATTGTCGTAATGATTCCAAGTCCCACAGCCGTGTCTTTCTGTACTTGTTTCATTGATAAGCAAATATTTGGCAGGAGTAGAtaggaaaagagtagaagggaatatgaattttgaatatcatgaatagttttgctcaGAGTTGATCAAGTTGGATTTCATTCTACAACGCTgtgaagaacattttaaaaactgaTTTTATCAAGCAAAAAAATGCTTggctatatctctgggaccatcaagataatAAATCAGTAGAAGACGGATCATTGTAAGTAAAAAATCTACCGTCAGACCCGAAACTAGCAACACAGTTTTttccaaaagtatctgtaatctgattacaatattttagttgttaACGTAATAGATTACCGTTACCATtcttttgtaatccgttacttgTAATtcattactccccaactctggtcTTGTCCCCTATATTCATGCTGTGTAAGCCAATTTTTTAGTAACATAGACAATTCAGTGCCAGTTGAATGCCAATTTACAATCTTTCCTGACAATTATGTTCCAACAATCCAATTCCAGCCAATCACCTTCTGCAAGGCAGCCCTTTCAGCCAATTGCTTTCTGCAAGGCAGGCTtccctccttggcttattttgtgaatgaGCTTTTGACCTGGATGATATACAGCACTGGACAAAATGAAGAGAACACTgctattttttcttaaatcagcatctctacatgtatggtaGCCATTctattccagtgtctgttaaattccaacacaggcacacctcattttacttaatgaggtactgattatgTGATTACATGAAACCAAACCTAATTttatgaggaaaagtataaaaaccactgctgtgttcatcactatcctcttgcaaaaactgtgcaagtagTACATCAAAGGattgagtgaggaaaataagggttttgtagatgtagtgattgtatgagttagtgaactgttgtaagctgttgtaaccaatgtagatgtattgattatataagttagtgaattgttataagctgttgtaaccaatgaaacaaaatattaaatgtttgtaatatgagctgaaactgaaggagcaagtaggagaataggaaaccctgtttaagcagttgccagggagagaaagatttagtatgtctgttttgtgagaaacaggacacaggttagagacacacacacacatagtctgacaggccagacagataccaggaggagacaagaagatgtttgcgtttatccgtataaggaatagaattggaactggaccaatagcatacttgttctgtgaatttaacgactctatcttttgggcgtagtagaagtataaaatgatctgttgaatgttgatccttagacatcgtgcggcgacacgtgtctccagaagcttctgtaataaatggacatataatacggtaattgccctgactcccggtgttttattctcctttccaacaaaccaactcggggaagtgttagacttcaacagtttCTACAAGCCAAAGTTTCTCGCACCCCCTGTGAAAGTTGTTGGAGGATCGTTgttgatctggggatgcttcagcaaagcTAGAAtctggcagatttgtctttgtgaaggatgcatgaatcaagccaagtgcaaggttatcctggaagaactcatgcttccttctgctctgacaatgttccccaactctgagaattgttttttccagcaggacaatgctccatgctaCAGAGGCAGGTCAATGAGCCAACCCAATATCCAGACCTGAAAACCTGAAAACCATTGAAAAgttctggaatttgatcaagaggaaaatgGATGGTCAtgagccatcaaacaaagctgagctacttcacctttttgtgccaggagtggcataaagtcacccaacagcaatgtgacagattgGTGGAGATCacgccaagacacatgaaagctgtgatcaAAATTCAggtttattccaccaaatattgatttctgaacttttCCTAAGTAAAAATATTAGTACTTTgttattgaaaaatgaataagaattcattttctttgcataatttgaggtctgaaaacaatgcatcttttatttgttattttgatattttctaaaaatactCTATTTAATAACAATATTGTTATGTGAAacttgggagtaatgttgtcagagTTCTAGTagtttaggagtcctcctagtgaTAAGATAAGATGTGAATGCATACCCAAGTTTTCTTCCCAGTATTCTTTTGTCTCATTGCCAAAAAGCATAACGTTTTTGACTGGCCATCGCCAAGGAAGATGCACTCTTTCTGGGGATGGTTCACACCATGCAGGCTAATTAGGCTAATCTGCAGGCATTCTAATGTCTGCCTTATCATTTAAAAGACTCATAATATACAGATGGGTGACACATCTGCGTTTAAAACCATGGGACAGACATTAAATTCAGTCAGAAAGTGTGGTTGTAAGCGCACAATGACATTGATGCTCGTGAATTACTGTAATAAGGACAAAACGAAGTTCAGATAAATGTCTTTACATCCAACTCATCTGGGTCTAGCCCCAATGTCTTTACATCCAACTCATCTGGGTCTAGCCCCAGTGTCTTTACATCAAACTCATCTGGGTCTAGCCCCAGTGACTTTACATCCAACTCATCTGGGTCTAGCCCCAGTGTCTTTACATCCAACTCATCTGGGTCTAGCCCTAGTTTCTTTACATCCAACTCATCTGGGTCTAGCCCCAGTGTCTTTACATCTAACTCATCTGGGTCTAGCCCCAGTGTCTTTACATCCAACTAATCTGGGTCTAGCCCCAGTGTCTTTACATCCAACTCATCTGGGTCCAGCCCCAGTGTCTTTACATCCAATTCATCTGGGTCTAGCCCCAGTGTCTTTACATCCAACTCATCTGGGTCTAGCCCCAGTGTCTTTACATCCAACTCATCTGGGTCTAGCCCCAGTGTCTTTACATCCAACTCATCTGGGTCTAGCCCCAGTGTCTTAACATCTAACTCATCTGGGTCTAGCCCCTGTGTCTTTACATCCAACTCATCTGAGTCTAGCCCCAGTGTCTTTACATCCAACTCATCTGAAGAAGTAATAAATCTTTGGACAACTTACCCTTATTGTAAATTAAGGTTAGTGACCCTTAAATATAATGTTGAGCAACATTGTGTATTAAGATTTTGGTTTGCTTACCTTGTCAATGAAATGCTAAAAGCTGTGTTTGGTAGACAAATCATTCAAACGTTAACATGTTTAGAATATGTTTatacagtaaacaaaaaatataaatgcaagaTTGCAGAAATAaaggtttttgtgtgtatggaaAAATTCTGGAATCTTTCATGTAAGCTCAAGGAACATGGGCCAAAATGTtatatgttgtgtttatatttttgtttattcagTACATTCCAACAGTTAGACTTGATCTTGGAATAAATGGTTTGAGAAATCCATTTGAGAAATCTATGTTCTAATATTGGACAATCATATTCTCAAACTGTACATTATAGACCTGGTAATCATTCAGTATTACACTGAAAATTGCTACTTTAAAACAGCTGAAGCCATTGTTCCCCAATTTAACTTGTTCTGAGCAAGAATTACATCAACAACACCATATAACAAACTATATCAAACTTGTGTTTTTCAGGATCAGGATTGAAAAAAAATAGTAAATATAAACATGGTAATATCCAAGTTAAAATACCTTTTGCTGTCAATTTGAACCATGGATAAAGAAAAGCATAAATTATTGGATTTATTAAGGAATTTACGAGTGGCATAAAACATATGAAAGCAGATAATAAATTACCACTGGCAACATTCCCCCCAAAACATGCTAGGTTAAATTGGAATCCAACAAACTAGGTagttaaaaacaataatagCGAGAGTTTTGGCAGCTTTTCTCTCAGGCATATTTGCCTGTACAGATTTAAAACCAGACACAGTGGCAGCCCCTTTAGAAATGATCTTTCTGGCCTGTGATCTGGCCaccataattattttcaaataaagtgttataaTAATAGAACATGGGATACCCATTGTAATTACAAGGCCTACAACACTAATCAAGGTATCTCCCTTCACCAAATAACATTATTGAAAACACCTACAGACtaccttcaaatgtacaatgaaACTTACAGTAGCTACTATTACACAACAACACCATGTAATGGACATACAACAATAACTtcttgtcattgtttttgttgtgtggtaCATTAATGGATAACACACAGCTACATAACGGTCGATAGATATCAAGACCAAATGAGCAACGGATATAGAAGTACATAAACAAGTTATGTATATTAGCAACGCACAGTAATAATCCCCAAGAACccagatcttgcatggaaccccagaccaagggagattgaccgtcatcttgaacttcttccattttctaataatttcgccaacagttgttgccttctcaccaagctgcttgcctattgtcctgtagcccatcccagccttgtgcgggtctacaattttatccctgatgtccttacacagctctctggtcttggccattgtggagaggttggagtttgattgagtgtgtggacaggtgtcttttatacaggtaaagagttcaaacaggtgcagttaatacaggtaatgagtggagaacaggatggaTTCTTAAAGAAGAACtagcaggtctgtgagagccggaattcttactggttggtagttgatcaaatacttatgtcatgcaataaaatgctaattaattatttaaaaaacatacaatgtgattttctggatttttgtcggcagtgtatcaaatactcgttctccccactgtattttgtttttgagatACATCTGATCAGTACTCTAACAACTCATAACTAAAATATTATTCCAGAAAAAGAGcacaaaaaatacatgaatcaaaaatatttttaaaatatcagCGCAATCAGCTTAGGCTGCCATAAAAGTACCATTGCACCCGGAATATTCCAAAGTAATGTAAAGAATCAGATCATTCagatttttacatattttgttattattaatagACAGTTCAGTTTACCttcttccttcagtaagaggcAAAGTTTTGGCTACACTGCCAATATTAAAACCCCTAAAGTACCAAGTACAATGTTTTTCTTAtggtattatatatttttttaatgatgtattcatttgctttgatgttttcattcgagtatttgtttttatgttattgttttcatatattttttctttgtaaagcacattgaatcgcttcgatgtatgaattgtgctatataaataaacttgcttgtttGCTTGCAAGTACAAGCTGAACATTCAAGAGTAGGTTAGTGCCTAATCTGCAGTAAGCACAGAGCACTGCCAAAAGACCAGAAAGGGAACAATGGTGTACCTTTCTCATTGTACCAACCATCAACGGTTGGAATGCAAACTTGTGAGAACTACCAATCAGATCACATGTAGACCCTTACTTACATCTTTTGCAGGAAGTCATCACACCCTTTGGTGTGACAACCATTCCTTTGAAACTGACTGTAGACAAAGGCCAGCCAAACATCCACAGAAAGAGTGTCCAATACATACCGAGTTTTAGCCAAACATCCACAGAAAGACAGTGTCCAGTACATACCGAGTTTTAGCCAAACATCCACAGAAAGACAGTGTCCAATACATATCGAGTTTTAGCCAAACATCCACAGAAAGACAGTGTCTAATACATACCGAGTTTTAGCCAAACATCCACAGAAAGACAGTGTCTAATACATAGCGGGTTTTGCACAGGTGTTGTCATGCTGACTTCTTCCCCGACAGTGGTCAAGTTGAAGAACTACTAGAAGGACAAACCTGGTGTGGATAGACAAATAGTTTTATCACAATGGTGCACAGGTTCATTTCCTTAATTCTACCTTCAATGTGTTTATCATTTTCCAGATGCAATGCTTTGAATAAATAAGCAAAAGAAAGTTCTCTTTTGACTACTATATTGTAAGTTCAACAACGTATTACTGTCTTTCTATGAAGAAACAAAAACCTGTTTAATGTTTACAGTAACAAAACATCTCCACGGTTACCACAGTAACGAACGACAATGAGCTTATTCaccaaacatcacacacactggaGGATCTCTCGTTATCCATCCCTAACACATTAGTAAAAAGTTGAGTGTTCAGATGGTTAACATTAACAACGGCATCATGTTAACTTGAAGAATAGTTAGGGAACTGCTTACTAAATTAATAGCAATTGAACAGCAGTCTGGTATTCTTCACCTTCTTCTTTGCTGGCATTCTTTGTGTGATGGACAAAGAATGATACTGGACACAGAAATGCCTGTGATGGGCTTCATTTGATTTAATTGGCTGTGATGGTTTTGGCAGAGCTGGTCCCACCTTTTTGTACAGAgacacaaatatttttctacaggtttgcaaatattttttgcaagtACAGAAATACTTTTTGCAAGGACGAGAGCTTTGTCTCATGGCACTGATTTTACGCTATtgtaagcaaggccttcccttgAAAAGACTTttgaatggcagcatatgtggctccaaaaactgtatatattgttcatcattaatggtgccttcaaagatgtgcaagtcatccatgccatgtgcactaatgtacCCCCCtaaccatcacagatgctggctttagAACTGTGCGCTGACAATATTGGTTTAGCTGTGTTTTATATAATGGGAAGTGATTTTCTAGTACCAATTGAGTAATTTAGCATGATTACTGAAGGATAAGGTATTGGAGTGATGGCTGCTGGAAATGGGGACTGTCtagatttgattaaaaaaaaaaataattcaaatagtgATGCTTCTGTTTTTTACATCATTAATGTCCTAAGTATACTTTGTGATCAGTAGAATTCCACTTGGGTGAATAAAAGTACTAATTTCCTTCCAAAACAGCTAAATCTGTACATAATTCCAAACTGTTGGCCCCCAGTGAATAACTGGTTTATTTTTGGACTTCATAATATATCAGATTTTTCCCATACATTAATACACTTCACTACCCTTGTTGAAGGCATTGTATCCCAAACAGGCCACTAGAGTGGGCTGTTACACAATGTATACGGTAGACATTCATTTAgtcttcaaaatatattttagaaaaacaatAGACTTGATCAACCTAAAAGGATTTGAATACATATTTCCAAGTAAGTGTACGCCTTCTGCAACTCATTACATCTGGTCAAATAATGATCAACACCTTGTATATCTATGATGACAATGTCAGAGTTCTGGTACAAAACATAAGCTAATAGAACAGCAATACATTATGCAATAACTATATTAAACCTGTTAATCACATATCAGCATAAAGAAATGTCCTACAAATGCCTCAACTTCATAGTTAAAATATGTTTAGCTGTAACTTTGAACCATGGATAGAAGAAAGCATAAATGATTGGATTAATAAAGGAATTAATAAGTGGCAGAAAGCATATGAAAGTTGATAATGAATTGCCActtgcaaaataaatatatttgacaaaGTAAATTGGAAtccaacaaataaaataattaaaaaccaCAATACTTAGCGTTTTAGCTGCTTTTCTCTCTGACTTATTCGCCTGTGCAGTTTTGACACCAGGTACAGTGACAGCCTTATTTGAATTGACCTGTCTGGCCTGTGATCTGGCCACCACAAAtatcttcaaataaagtgtaataATTATGGAACATGGAACAATCAATGAAATGAAAAGAGCAAATATATCAATCCAGATATTtccttttacaaaaaaacattcttcaaaacATCTACTGGGTACCTGTACatttacagttatttttatAACAACAGCATCATATACGATACAAAAACACCAGAAAATGGAAATACAACACACCattttttttgctgttatttTCAGATGGTACATTAAAGgatcacacacagcaacataacGGTCAATAGATATTAAGACTAAATTTCCAAGAGATAAAGACGTACATAAAAAATTGATGTAGAGAAGCAACGGACAGAAATATTCCCCAAATACCCAGCATGACTCCAGTATTGCTACAGTCATTGCTGGTATCACAATGAGTCCCACCAGGAGatctgacacagccagagagaggatgagcaggTTGGTTGGAGTGTGGAGCTGCTTGAAGTGAGAGATCGAGATGATCACCAGTAGgttcaaaaatactgtaaccGCTGAAATGAGTGAGAAGaagatgtacagtgttatgtaaaaatattttgacaaagaATATTTAACACAAGAAGAGTTTCCATCTTGAAAACAATATTGAGCATCTTCATTTTCTTCCATTGGTAATAAAGGGTTAAATGCTGAGGTTCTCCTGCTtggtcctgtgtgtgaccctgtcaggtcagccttctggcaaactctgAGCTCTGCCTCTTTATTTATCCCATATTGTCACTCCCCTCTTAGGAGTCTCGCTACAAAGAAACATGCACACTTACATGCACACAAACTAGACCTACAAACCAcacacatataacacacacacaaatcaacaTACCATACACACGCCACATGCACTTGAGGTCACCCCAATGACTCCTAAGTGTAGTTAAAAAACAAATCATATGTGAAATCATGATGTCGTGTTTAACTGGATTGGTTGgtactgaaaacacacattcagtTCTGCCTCTATTTTTAACCCTGATAGAATTGCAACATTTCCCATTATCTGAGTCtgtacacacagaacacacaaacatgtgaTTATGACTGGTTTGGATGATGCTTTGTCCACCTTGCTTCTCTGTCCTTCTGCCTTTTTGTTAGACCCATAGTCAGGGAGGAGAGGTCATTTTAGATTAAATGCTGAGAATTTTTGTTACGGAAATGTTGGTGATGTTTTGGTCAAACATTGTTATAATGCAGATTGGATGACCATTTTCGAAGATTTCCCTGCACCACATGGATCATCATCCACAAACTCAGGTGACAATTTTCCACATGACACCTTTAGCACATATATTCAAGTTTAACTGTTGCATTTAATAGGGAGATTGTAAcaaacaccaggaccagagtggtgtgggtccaattgcaggagtgcaatggtagatttatttttcgtcgcacaagggagtaggctaaCACACAAACGATAAAGCCAGGCAGAGAGTCGGGAACCAGAAGATCAGTCC contains the following coding sequences:
- the LOC117593492 gene encoding trace amine-associated receptor 13c-like; translation: MEENEDAQYCFQDGNSSCVKYSLSKYFYITLYIFFSLISAVTVFLNLLVIISISHFKQLHTPTNLLILSLAVSDLLVGLIVIPAMTVAILESCWVFGEYFCPLLLYINFLCTSLSLGNLVLISIDRYVAVCDPLMYHLKITAKKMVCCISIFWCFCIVYDAVVIKITVNVQVPSRCFEECFFVKGNIWIDIFALFISLIVPCSIIITLYLKIFVVARSQARQVNSNKAVTVPGVKTAQANKSERKAAKTLSIVVFNYFICWIPIYFVKYIYFASGNSLSTFICFLPLINSFINPIIYAFFYPWFKVTAKHILTMKLRHL